One segment of Actinomyces sp. 432 DNA contains the following:
- a CDS encoding carboxylesterase/lipase family protein, translating to MTAPSPPPHASTQHVASTPIAVPAGQTGPRVDTSAGAVRGVWRSIVSAPDRIGPAARYERSAAFYGIPYAEAPTGDRRFLAPVRRKPWSGERAAVLPAATPQRGSIFADPAIPEPSVPGDDFLTLNVFTPAPGAEDAGLPVLVWIHGGGWTSGSHNSPWYDGAAFNRDGVVTVSVAYRLGFDGYGYIPDSDAPYNRAVLDQVMALEWVRDNIARFGGDPAKVTIGGQSAGGGNSLALLSVPRARGLFRGVISESGAVTDLPAARNADNAARMAAALGVEATLAGFRSCSYDDVFAAQNALDAVEDRADDGGAAAAGPDPVGAVAGVLAGIGKPDTGIPFSPTVDGEIISAPIRQALRRGDGAQVPILAGSTTHDFALAGMAYAEAMAGRNPREVLVAGGMSGSMADRLLAAHPEHADAPHMVIGNLISDATFHIPLAGWFLVRAAHAEAAGTSATGAAGRAESGAGILGGGPDTEEAADSYAYDFSYCGGSAGLATHCMEIPFVFDCLGEPYCEHTLGASPPQALADAMHSAWVSFIETGEPGWEPWTGRSIGRRFGDNRSGELTVAADRVIFDTDRDLAAGAR from the coding sequence ATGACCGCGCCCAGTCCTCCGCCGCACGCCTCCACCCAGCACGTCGCCTCCACCCCGATCGCCGTCCCAGCCGGGCAGACCGGGCCCCGCGTGGATACCTCCGCGGGAGCGGTGCGCGGGGTATGGCGCAGCATCGTCTCCGCTCCCGATCGGATCGGCCCCGCCGCCCGGTACGAGCGCTCCGCAGCCTTCTACGGCATCCCGTACGCCGAGGCGCCGACGGGGGACCGGCGCTTCCTGGCGCCCGTGCGCCGCAAGCCCTGGAGCGGCGAGCGCGCCGCCGTCCTGCCCGCGGCCACGCCACAGCGCGGTTCGATCTTCGCCGACCCGGCCATCCCCGAGCCGAGCGTGCCCGGCGACGACTTCCTCACCCTCAACGTCTTCACCCCCGCGCCGGGGGCCGAGGACGCAGGCCTGCCGGTGCTGGTGTGGATCCACGGCGGCGGCTGGACCTCCGGCTCCCACAACTCGCCCTGGTATGACGGCGCCGCCTTCAACCGCGACGGCGTGGTCACCGTGTCGGTCGCCTACCGGCTCGGTTTCGACGGGTACGGATACATCCCCGACTCCGACGCCCCCTACAACCGGGCGGTTCTGGACCAGGTCATGGCCCTGGAGTGGGTGCGTGACAACATCGCCCGCTTCGGTGGCGACCCCGCCAAGGTGACGATCGGCGGGCAGAGCGCCGGCGGCGGCAACAGCCTGGCGCTCCTGTCCGTGCCGCGCGCCCGGGGTCTGTTCCGCGGCGTGATCTCCGAGTCCGGCGCAGTCACGGACCTGCCGGCCGCACGCAACGCGGACAATGCCGCTCGCATGGCCGCGGCCCTCGGCGTAGAGGCGACGCTCGCGGGGTTCCGGTCCTGCAGCTATGACGATGTCTTCGCCGCGCAGAACGCCCTGGACGCCGTCGAGGATCGCGCCGACGACGGCGGTGCCGCTGCAGCCGGACCGGACCCCGTCGGTGCGGTAGCCGGGGTGCTGGCGGGCATCGGCAAGCCCGATACGGGTATCCCATTCAGTCCGACCGTGGACGGTGAGATCATCAGTGCCCCGATCCGCCAGGCCCTGCGCCGGGGAGACGGGGCGCAGGTCCCGATCCTCGCCGGCTCGACCACGCACGACTTCGCCTTAGCCGGCATGGCATACGCCGAGGCGATGGCCGGGCGCAACCCGCGCGAGGTGCTGGTGGCCGGCGGCATGAGCGGGTCGATGGCTGACCGGTTGCTTGCCGCGCACCCCGAGCATGCCGACGCCCCGCACATGGTGATCGGCAACCTCATCTCGGACGCGACCTTTCATATCCCGCTCGCCGGGTGGTTCCTGGTCCGCGCCGCGCACGCCGAGGCGGCGGGCACGAGTGCCACCGGCGCGGCCGGTCGGGCCGAGTCAGGTGCGGGCATCCTCGGCGGTGGGCCGGATACCGAGGAAGCCGCCGACAGCTACGCCTACGACTTCAGCTACTGCGGTGGGAGTGCGGGACTGGCTACGCACTGCATGGAGATCCCCTTCGTCTTCGACTGCCTGGGCGAGCCCTACTGTGAGCACACGCTCGGAGCGTCGCCGCCGCAGGCGCTCGCGGACGCGATGCATTCGGCCTGGGTGAGTTTCATCGAGACCGGTGAGCCCGGCTGGGAGCCTTGGACGGGGCGAAGTATCGGCCGGCGCTTCGGTGACAACCGCTCCGGGGAGCTGACCGTGGCCGCGGACCGCGTCATCTTCGATACCGACCGAGACCTCGCCGCCGGCGCGCGCTGA